The following coding sequences are from one Methanomassiliicoccales archaeon window:
- a CDS encoding nitroreductase family protein: MNVKESVQRRRATRALDVRTVDVDVIAELMEAIRLSPSCNNNQPWRVIVAYDPVSLEAIKSSLSKGNSWALKAPLIFAICARLDDDCKLNDRRDYFLFSTGIAVGEMLLRATELGLIAHPIAGFDALAIKEKLGIPEDHVLITLVNCGYPGTDVSMLSEKQLISEKERPARKPVGENFFNGRWGNHWS; the protein is encoded by the coding sequence ATGAACGTCAAGGAATCGGTTCAGAGAAGGAGAGCCACAAGAGCCTTGGACGTTCGAACTGTTGATGTTGATGTGATCGCAGAGCTGATGGAGGCCATCCGACTTTCCCCCTCATGCAATAACAATCAACCTTGGCGAGTGATCGTGGCCTATGACCCCGTGTCCCTGGAAGCCATTAAAAGCTCATTATCAAAGGGTAACTCCTGGGCTTTGAAGGCCCCGCTCATCTTCGCCATCTGCGCTCGATTGGACGACGATTGCAAACTGAACGACAGGCGAGATTACTTTCTTTTCAGCACTGGTATAGCGGTGGGAGAGATGCTGCTGCGCGCCACCGAGCTGGGATTGATCGCTCACCCGATAGCCGGATTCGACGCCTTAGCAATAAAAGAGAAACTGGGCATCCCAGAAGACCACGTACTTATCACCCTGGTCAACTGTGGATACCCAGGAACAGATGTTTCCATGCTCTCGGAGAAGCAATTGATCTCAGAAAAGGAGAGACCGGCCAGAAAACCAGTGGGAGAGAACTTTTTCAACGGTCGATGGGGGAACCACTGGTCTTGA